DNA from Arthrobacter sp. PvP023:
CCTACCGCGTGACGTACGCCCACCGCGGACCCAACGAATTCAGCTATACGTGGGATGTCCAGGGGCCCAGGAAGGACCTGCTCCTGGAATCGGTGCTGCGCAGGCTCGGTCCGGGCGAAGACCGGCCCGCCGCGGGTGGGCCGTAGCCGGATGGGCTAAGGTCGGAGCCGTGAAAGACCGCATTGTTGTGTCCGCCGTCTGCGTCTATGACCAAACCGGCCGCCTGCTGACCGTCCGCAAGCGCGGCACGGACAAGTTCATGCACCCCGGCGGTAAACCCGAACCCGGCGAAACCGCGGCCCAGGCCGCCTCGCGTGAACTGCTGGAAGAGGTGGGCATCGCTGTGGCGCCGGAAGACCTCCGCCTCATGGGCGTGTGGCTTGCCGACGCCGCCAACGAGGCAGCCACGGACATCGAGGCCACGGTTTTCGCCGCTCCGGGCACGTGGAGTGCGCACCCCTCAGCGGAGATAGCCGAAATCCGCTGGCTCGACCTGGCCGGCGAGCTGCCGCCCGACCTTGCACCGCTGCTGACGGACCACATCCTGCCCGCCCTCGCCGCAGGCCAGGCCCGGGGCAGCGCCCGGGGCCCGGTGCAGGGCCGGGCCTAGAACTCCGGAACGGCCTCTTCCACGACGGCGCTGGCTTCGGCGAACTGCGTGCGGTAGAGCTCCGAATAGCGGCCTTCCGCGGCGAGCAGCTCGGTGTGGGTGCCGCGCTCCACGATGGTGCCGTCCTCCACCACCAGGATCATGTCCGCGGCGCGCACGGTGGACAGCCGGTGGGCGATGACGACGGCGGTGCGGCCCTCGAGCGCCGCCCCCAGGGCAGCCTGCACGGCCGCCTCATTGGTGGAATCCAGGGCTGCCGTGGCCTCGTCCAGGATCACTACCCGCGGCTGCGCGATCAGGAGCCGGGCAATCGTGAGGCGCTGGCGTTCGCCGC
Protein-coding regions in this window:
- a CDS encoding NUDIX domain-containing protein — protein: MKDRIVVSAVCVYDQTGRLLTVRKRGTDKFMHPGGKPEPGETAAQAASRELLEEVGIAVAPEDLRLMGVWLADAANEAATDIEATVFAAPGTWSAHPSAEIAEIRWLDLAGELPPDLAPLLTDHILPALAAGQARGSARGPVQGRA